A stretch of Clostridia bacterium DNA encodes these proteins:
- a CDS encoding DEAD/DEAH box helicase family protein: MCYNFDFLKKEDKYKDFTYACIEAEKSLVVSYASTAILARRALELAVKWVFSYDHELDAPYQDNLASLIHDYRFKGIIDTKLFPMITYIQKLGNKAVHSATPISRDQAVLALRNLFEFISWIDYCYSDEYKEITFDESLLGDNEKERKTRDELKDLYDRLGSKDRKLEEIIKENEALRRENAAKRVDNKKNRDFKVDEISEFKTRKMYIDLEIELSGWTIGKDCLEEVEVDGMPNQVKIGFVDYVLYADNGKPLAVIEAKKTSVNPRMGQIQAQRYADCLEKEHKFRPMIFYTNGFEYYLWDDRSYPERLVSGIYTKEELEWLHFKRQNKASLKDPIINDDITNRHYQKMAITAVCDTLDKGNRKALLVMATGSGKTRTAISIVDVLIKRGWVKNILFLADRTALVKQAKKNFKALLPELSLCNLLDSKDNPESRMIFSTYPTMMNAIDDVKNKRDQKLFTSGHFDLIIIDESHRSIYKKYQDIFNYFDAILLGLTATPKSDLDKNTYTIFELENNVPTYAYELGEAIEDEYLVPYHTIETKMKFLEQGIHYDDLTEEEKELFEETFDDDVKEISGEALNSFLFNDNTIDTVIQELMEKGLKVEGGDKLGKTIIFAKNKKHADFIVKRFNALYPEYKGDFAKPIYTGINYVESTMDDFEVKNKLPQIAVSVDMLDTGIDIPEILNLVFFKKVRSKTKFWQMIGRGTRLCEDLYGVGIDKESFRIFDYCGNFEFFRTNKNGKEAKMMKSLTENLFNIRIGIIKELQNLDYQTDEYINHRKALIEAILKEVKAVDETKFNARMKLQFLHKFNQEIAFESLSDADVRELEEHVAPIVPAIDDDELAKRFDYLMYTIEYADLKRVPASKPKNRVVTTAEKLTFKGTIEKVRKQEALIYKVQTNEHWEEADIFDHEEVREAFRELIKFLDSKSGEIYYTNFTDEIMESKESPGEYSVNDMQSYRKKVNEYLMEHQNDLVIYKLRNNNPLTEEDIKYLEKVLWQELGTKDDYVKEFGDEPLLKLVSKIVGLDPQAANEVFSEFLSDESLNINQMEFVKLVVNYMIKNGSLDKRVLNEHPFNKRGNVMHLFDGKLDVAKRIIGAIDQINGRLSV; encoded by the coding sequence ATGTGCTACAACTTTGATTTCCTAAAAAAAGAAGATAAATATAAGGACTTTACATACGCTTGTATCGAAGCTGAAAAGAGCTTGGTGGTTTCCTATGCCAGTACAGCGATTCTTGCACGTAGAGCCTTAGAACTGGCTGTTAAGTGGGTATTTTCTTATGACCATGAACTGGATGCGCCTTATCAGGATAACCTTGCTTCTTTAATTCACGATTACCGTTTTAAAGGCATTATTGATACCAAGCTTTTCCCGATGATCACCTACATACAAAAGCTTGGTAATAAAGCCGTCCATTCTGCAACGCCAATTTCCAGAGACCAAGCAGTACTTGCTCTTCGCAATTTGTTTGAGTTTATTTCGTGGATTGACTATTGTTATTCGGATGAATATAAAGAGATTACTTTTGATGAGAGCCTACTTGGGGATAATGAAAAAGAAAGAAAAACCAGAGATGAACTGAAAGATTTATATGATCGTCTGGGTTCAAAAGACCGTAAACTTGAAGAAATTATCAAAGAAAATGAAGCACTAAGACGTGAAAATGCGGCTAAACGTGTTGATAATAAGAAAAATCGTGATTTTAAGGTCGATGAGATTTCTGAGTTTAAAACTAGAAAAATGTACATTGATCTTGAGATTGAATTAAGTGGGTGGACTATAGGCAAAGATTGCCTTGAAGAAGTTGAAGTAGATGGTATGCCTAATCAAGTAAAAATTGGTTTTGTAGATTATGTGCTTTATGCAGACAATGGCAAGCCACTGGCAGTGATTGAAGCTAAAAAAACCTCTGTGAATCCTAGAATGGGTCAGATTCAAGCCCAGCGTTATGCAGACTGTTTAGAAAAAGAACATAAATTTAGACCCATGATATTCTATACCAATGGCTTTGAGTATTATTTATGGGACGACCGCAGTTATCCAGAACGTTTGGTATCGGGCATATATACCAAGGAAGAACTTGAGTGGCTTCATTTCAAGAGACAAAACAAAGCGTCTTTAAAAGACCCTATTATCAATGACGATATCACCAATCGTCACTATCAAAAAATGGCCATTACAGCAGTATGTGATACTTTAGATAAAGGTAATCGTAAGGCACTTCTTGTCATGGCAACAGGTTCTGGTAAGACTAGAACAGCCATATCCATTGTAGATGTATTGATTAAAAGAGGTTGGGTTAAAAACATTCTTTTCCTTGCAGATCGTACAGCTTTAGTGAAGCAAGCCAAGAAGAACTTTAAGGCATTATTACCGGAGCTTTCCCTTTGCAATTTACTGGACAGTAAAGACAATCCAGAGAGCAGAATGATTTTTTCAACTTATCCGACCATGATGAACGCCATTGACGATGTAAAGAATAAACGAGACCAAAAGCTCTTTACCAGTGGGCATTTTGACCTCATTATCATAGATGAAAGTCACCGAAGTATTTATAAGAAGTATCAAGATATTTTTAATTACTTTGATGCCATTCTATTAGGTTTAACAGCAACACCTAAAAGTGATCTTGATAAAAATACCTATACTATCTTTGAACTTGAAAACAATGTGCCAACTTATGCTTATGAGTTAGGCGAAGCTATCGAAGATGAGTATTTGGTGCCTTATCATACCATTGAGACAAAGATGAAGTTTTTAGAACAAGGGATTCATTATGATGACCTTACTGAAGAAGAAAAGGAACTGTTTGAAGAAACCTTTGATGATGATGTAAAAGAAATAAGTGGCGAAGCTTTAAACTCATTCTTATTCAATGACAACACCATCGATACGGTTATACAAGAATTGATGGAAAAAGGCCTTAAAGTAGAAGGTGGCGACAAATTAGGGAAGACCATTATCTTTGCTAAGAATAAGAAACATGCTGATTTCATAGTAAAACGCTTTAATGCACTTTATCCGGAATATAAAGGTGATTTTGCTAAACCAATTTATACCGGTATTAATTATGTGGAAAGCACCATGGATGATTTTGAAGTGAAAAACAAACTGCCTCAGATTGCTGTATCTGTGGATATGCTGGATACTGGGATTGATATTCCCGAGATTCTTAATCTTGTCTTCTTCAAGAAGGTGCGTTCAAAGACTAAGTTTTGGCAGATGATTGGTCGTGGCACCAGACTATGTGAAGATTTGTACGGTGTTGGTATTGATAAAGAGAGCTTTAGAATCTTTGATTACTGTGGTAATTTTGAATTCTTTAGAACTAATAAAAATGGTAAAGAAGCTAAGATGATGAAGTCACTAACAGAAAATCTTTTCAATATCCGTATAGGCATTATTAAAGAGCTTCAAAACTTGGATTATCAAACAGATGAGTATATAAATCACAGAAAGGCATTGATTGAAGCGATCTTGAAAGAAGTAAAGGCTGTTGATGAAACGAAATTTAATGCCAGAATGAAGCTTCAATTCCTCCATAAATTCAATCAAGAGATTGCTTTTGAAAGTTTATCAGATGCTGATGTGAGAGAACTGGAAGAACACGTTGCCCCAATTGTACCAGCCATAGATGATGATGAGCTGGCTAAGCGGTTTGATTATTTGATGTACACCATCGAATATGCAGACTTAAAAAGAGTGCCTGCATCAAAACCGAAAAACCGAGTGGTAACAACAGCAGAGAAGCTTACTTTTAAGGGGACTATTGAAAAGGTGAGGAAACAGGAAGCCTTAATATATAAAGTTCAGACCAATGAACACTGGGAAGAAGCAGATATTTTTGATCATGAAGAAGTCCGTGAAGCATTTAGAGAATTGATTAAATTCTTAGACAGCAAATCTGGTGAAATTTATTATACTAATTTTACAGATGAAATTATGGAATCCAAGGAAAGCCCAGGGGAGTACTCTGTGAATGACATGCAAAGTTACCGTAAAAAGGTAAATGAGTATTTGATGGAGCATCAAAATGATCTGGTCATCTACAAGCTTAGAAATAACAATCCTTTAACGGAAGAAGATATTAAATACCTAGAAAAAGTATTATGGCAAGAGCTAGGAACGAAAGATGACTATGTCAAAGAATTTGGTGATGAACCACTACTTAAACTGGTGAGTAAAATTGTAGGATTAGACCCTCAAGCAGCCAATGAAGTGTTTTCAGAGTTCTTATCGGACGAAAGTCTTAATATCAATCAAATGGAATTTGTGAAGTTGGTGGTCAATTATATGATTAAAAACGGTAGCTTAGACAAACGGGTTCTCAATGAACATCCCTTTAATAAGCGTGGCAACGTTATGCATTTATTTGATGGTAAGCTTGATGTGGCAAAACGTATTATTGGTGCTATTGATCAGATTAATGGTAGGTTGAGTGTCTAG
- a CDS encoding restriction endonuclease, producing MAIPKYHEFMKPVLELLKDNQVHKRVDMYKVLAMQFQLTEAELEEWLPSGKQLVYKNRIGWALTYLKKAKVIESPARASFRITELGHKVLEENPEVVDQNYLKKFEGFQDFINSTSENTLLDNDISDIGSDESPQDLLDRAYKTISNTLADDLLIEVMNQSPDFFEKLVVDLLVSMGYGGSKIENSQVLGKSGDEGIDGVIKEDKLGFDKIYIQAKRWDTEKTVGRPELQKFVGALTGQGASKGAFITTASFTKEAKEYVSKQHACKIVLIDGKSLAALMVEHDLGVSVENTYLIKKIDTDYFNGE from the coding sequence ATGGCAATACCAAAATATCATGAATTTATGAAACCCGTATTGGAACTATTGAAAGATAATCAAGTCCATAAGCGTGTGGACATGTATAAGGTTTTAGCAATGCAGTTTCAATTAACTGAAGCTGAACTTGAAGAGTGGCTGCCAAGTGGCAAGCAATTGGTTTATAAAAACAGAATAGGCTGGGCACTGACTTATCTGAAAAAAGCTAAAGTAATTGAATCACCTGCTAGAGCCAGTTTCAGAATTACTGAACTTGGACATAAGGTGCTTGAAGAAAATCCAGAGGTTGTGGATCAAAATTATCTCAAGAAGTTTGAAGGTTTTCAAGATTTCATAAACAGTACTTCGGAAAATACCCTTCTTGATAATGATATTTCAGATATCGGTAGTGATGAGTCGCCCCAAGATTTATTGGATAGAGCTTATAAGACCATATCAAACACGTTAGCTGATGATCTATTAATAGAAGTCATGAACCAGTCACCGGACTTCTTTGAAAAACTAGTGGTGGATTTGTTGGTTTCTATGGGCTATGGTGGCAGTAAGATTGAAAATAGTCAAGTTCTTGGAAAATCTGGCGATGAAGGTATTGACGGCGTCATTAAAGAAGATAAATTGGGTTTTGATAAGATTTATATTCAAGCGAAACGTTGGGATACTGAAAAAACAGTTGGAAGACCTGAACTTCAAAAGTTTGTTGGTGCATTAACCGGACAAGGCGCATCAAAAGGCGCTTTCATAACAACAGCAAGTTTTACCAAAGAAGCTAAAGAGTATGTAAGCAAGCAACACGCTTGCAAAATTGTCTTAATAGACGGCAAATCTTTAGCAGCCCTTATGGTTGAACACGATCTTGGTGTTTCAGTAGAAAATACCTATTTGATTAAAAAAATTGACACAGATTATTTTAACGGAGAATAA
- a CDS encoding AAA family ATPase has protein sequence MEHENELKLINMNDVEVTEVKWLWKPYIPIGKITIIQGDPGEGKTTMILAIASAMTTGAILPLSEEALERRNVIYQTAEDGLSDTIKPRLLAAGADCNKVIVIDESHKELTLSDKRIEEAIIETSAQLLIIDPLQAYLGSGVDMHRANEIRPIFKNLSSVAERTGCAIVIIGHMNKAGGTKGLYRGLGSIDITAAARSVLLVGRVRADPSIRVIAQIKSSLAPEGMKIAFKLDEENGFKWIGEYDIELDVLLGGSSTESVLKRAEKLIKEVLDDGAKASDYVVERAKEKQISQRTLKTAKKNLEVKSIKTKEGWKWQL, from the coding sequence ATGGAGCATGAAAATGAACTAAAACTCATCAACATGAACGATGTTGAGGTAACAGAAGTGAAATGGTTATGGAAGCCCTATATTCCCATTGGAAAAATCACCATTATTCAAGGTGATCCAGGGGAGGGCAAGACTACCATGATTTTGGCAATCGCATCAGCAATGACGACTGGTGCTATATTGCCTTTAAGTGAGGAGGCACTAGAACGACGCAATGTTATTTATCAGACAGCAGAAGATGGCTTAAGTGACACCATTAAACCAAGATTATTGGCAGCAGGTGCTGATTGCAACAAAGTAATCGTTATTGATGAAAGTCATAAGGAGCTGACTTTATCAGATAAGAGAATTGAAGAAGCCATTATAGAGACGAGTGCTCAGCTACTGATCATTGATCCATTGCAAGCTTATTTAGGTTCTGGTGTGGATATGCATAGGGCAAATGAAATCAGACCCATTTTCAAAAATCTTTCTAGTGTTGCAGAGAGGACAGGCTGTGCCATTGTCATTATTGGTCATATGAATAAGGCTGGTGGTACTAAAGGGCTTTATCGTGGACTGGGTTCTATTGATATTACAGCTGCCGCTAGGAGTGTTCTCTTAGTAGGGCGTGTAAGAGCTGACCCATCTATTCGTGTAATAGCTCAGATCAAATCAAGCTTAGCACCTGAAGGAATGAAAATTGCCTTTAAGCTGGATGAAGAAAATGGCTTTAAGTGGATAGGAGAATACGACATTGAGTTAGATGTATTACTTGGTGGTAGTTCAACGGAAAGTGTTCTAAAACGAGCAGAAAAGCTGATTAAAGAAGTTCTTGATGATGGTGCTAAAGCCAGTGATTATGTTGTTGAAAGAGCAAAAGAGAAGCAGATATCTCAAAGAACACTGAAGACCGCTAAAAAGAATCTTGAAGTGAAATCTATTAAAACAAAGGAAGGGTGGAAATGGCAGTTATAA
- a CDS encoding virulence RhuM family protein, whose amino-acid sequence MENKTDILIYQLEDGKTKIDVRLENETVWMTQKAIAELYQTTPQNITLHIKNIYEEGELEENSTCKNYLQVRTEGNRTVQRNSRHYNLEMIIAVGYRVRSSRGTQFRRWATERLNEYLVKGFTMDDERLKGMRNIGDDYFDELLERIRDIRASEKRFYKKITDIYALAIDYNGKSEEAKKFFATVQNKLHFAIHGHTAAELIEQRADASKDNMGLTTWKGDKVRKGDITVAKNYLIEKEIKSLNRIVTMYLDYAEDQAERRNPMHMKDWEEKLNAFLKFNERDILTGAGSLSHEVAKELAEKEYEEFNQKRLNAPKKDDFDMYLEEHEWTHKK is encoded by the coding sequence GTGGAAAACAAAACAGACATTCTTATTTACCAATTGGAAGACGGAAAAACCAAAATTGATGTGAGACTTGAAAATGAAACCGTATGGATGACACAAAAGGCGATTGCAGAACTTTATCAAACAACGCCTCAAAATATAACACTTCACATAAAAAATATTTATGAAGAAGGTGAATTAGAGGAAAATTCAACTTGTAAGAATTACTTACAAGTTCGAACTGAAGGAAATAGAACGGTTCAGAGAAATTCACGTCACTATAACCTTGAAATGATTATTGCCGTTGGCTACCGTGTACGTTCTAGCAGAGGTACACAGTTCAGACGATGGGCGACAGAACGATTAAATGAATACTTAGTCAAAGGCTTTACCATGGATGATGAGCGTCTTAAGGGTATGCGTAATATTGGTGATGATTATTTTGATGAACTTTTAGAGCGTATTCGTGATATTAGAGCTTCAGAAAAAAGGTTTTATAAGAAAATCACGGATATCTATGCTTTAGCTATAGATTATAATGGAAAATCAGAAGAAGCTAAAAAGTTCTTTGCAACGGTGCAAAATAAGCTTCATTTTGCTATTCATGGACATACAGCAGCAGAACTCATTGAACAAAGAGCTGATGCATCAAAAGACAATATGGGTCTTACCACTTGGAAGGGTGACAAAGTACGTAAAGGGGATATTACCGTTGCCAAGAATTATTTGATTGAAAAAGAAATTAAGTCACTCAATAGAATTGTAACCATGTATCTAGATTATGCAGAAGATCAGGCTGAAAGACGTAATCCAATGCATATGAAGGACTGGGAAGAAAAGCTCAATGCCTTTCTTAAATTTAACGAGCGTGACATACTTACTGGTGCAGGTTCTCTTTCTCATGAAGTTGCTAAGGAACTTGCTGAAAAAGAATATGAGGAGTTTAATCAAAAGCGTTTAAATGCACCAAAAAAAGATGACTTTGATATGTATTTAGAAGAACATGAATGGACACATAAGAAGTAA
- a CDS encoding recombinase family protein — protein sequence MKEVEVIKPKKNKFDRASGKELSKIRVAPYCRVSTDSAEQMASYDSQVAYYEQKIKENPKWELAKIYSDAGISGTNIDKRLGFQEMIRDAVAGEFDLVITKSISRFGRNTKDVLEYTRLLKKHNVAVLFEKENINTFSMQGEVAMTVLTSIAQQESESISTNVKMGLKMKMKRGELVGFQGCLGYDYDKETKELVINEEEAEVVRFIFESYNQGKGARLIGKELKDKGYKTKRGSTNWPDSTIRGILKNEKYMGDLLLGKTFTVDPITKQRLDNMGEEEKYYIKDHHEPIVSKETFEKAQAIRNKRNCNMEKGRLKRYSRQYTFSSKIECGFCETTVGRRAWNSGTKNKKVVWHCIKSSKHGKKFCPDSKGIHEAVIEEAFVKVFNEMCQHNREIIEEFIQAIESTLSESTSKKELSTLNKELSKVEDKIKKLIDLHIDGAIDRENYENKFIELNKDKERLIKETNELSLTASEEKEMKIRLKSFRKYFDANKPLKKFDADVFESIVEKIILGGIDDKGQKDPHQLTFVFKTGPKSTITIGKDNDSNKENGFLKKGKEPYSHLSSDTCGDGSIDVKGEIASVWKAQYSSHSCVFASEFRAENVIILLRGNMSK from the coding sequence ATGAAAGAAGTAGAAGTTATAAAACCTAAAAAGAACAAATTTGACCGAGCATCAGGAAAAGAGCTTTCCAAAATAAGAGTTGCCCCATATTGCAGAGTTAGTACTGATTCAGCTGAACAGATGGCTAGTTATGATTCACAAGTGGCTTATTATGAGCAGAAGATCAAAGAAAATCCTAAGTGGGAATTGGCAAAGATATATTCTGATGCCGGTATTAGTGGCACCAATATTGATAAACGTCTTGGCTTTCAAGAGATGATTCGTGATGCCGTGGCTGGTGAGTTTGATCTAGTAATTACCAAGAGTATCTCAAGATTTGGTAGAAATACAAAAGACGTGCTGGAATACACCAGACTATTAAAAAAGCATAATGTTGCTGTATTATTTGAAAAAGAGAATATTAACACCTTCTCCATGCAAGGCGAAGTAGCCATGACCGTTTTAACGTCAATAGCCCAACAAGAAAGTGAAAGTATTTCAACTAATGTGAAGATGGGTCTTAAAATGAAAATGAAACGTGGTGAGCTGGTTGGTTTTCAAGGTTGTTTAGGATACGACTATGATAAGGAAACTAAAGAGCTTGTCATTAATGAAGAAGAAGCTGAAGTCGTTCGTTTTATCTTTGAATCTTATAATCAAGGCAAGGGTGCCCGCCTCATTGGAAAGGAATTAAAGGACAAAGGATATAAAACCAAAAGAGGGAGTACAAATTGGCCTGACAGCACCATCAGGGGCATATTAAAGAACGAAAAATACATGGGCGATTTACTCCTAGGTAAGACCTTTACCGTTGATCCAATTACCAAGCAGCGCCTTGATAATATGGGGGAAGAAGAGAAGTATTACATCAAAGATCATCATGAGCCAATCGTCAGTAAAGAAACATTTGAAAAAGCCCAAGCCATTAGAAATAAGCGTAATTGCAACATGGAAAAAGGACGTTTAAAACGTTATAGCAGACAATATACCTTCAGCAGTAAAATTGAGTGTGGCTTCTGCGAAACAACTGTTGGCAGAAGGGCATGGAACTCAGGCACTAAGAATAAAAAAGTGGTGTGGCACTGTATAAAATCCAGTAAACACGGTAAGAAGTTCTGTCCGGATAGCAAGGGGATTCATGAAGCAGTTATCGAAGAAGCATTTGTAAAAGTCTTTAATGAAATGTGCCAGCATAACAGAGAGATCATAGAAGAGTTTATTCAGGCCATTGAAAGTACATTAAGTGAAAGTACCAGCAAAAAAGAACTTTCAACGCTTAACAAAGAACTGAGTAAGGTTGAAGATAAAATCAAGAAACTGATTGATCTTCATATTGATGGTGCCATTGACCGTGAAAATTATGAAAACAAGTTTATTGAGCTAAATAAAGACAAAGAACGATTAATCAAGGAAACAAACGAACTGTCTTTGACAGCCAGTGAAGAAAAGGAAATGAAAATAAGGCTTAAAAGTTTTAGAAAATATTTTGATGCCAACAAGCCCCTTAAAAAATTTGATGCTGATGTCTTTGAATCTATAGTCGAGAAAATTATACTCGGTGGCATTGATGATAAAGGGCAAAAAGACCCGCATCAACTGACTTTCGTATTCAAAACTGGTCCCAAATCGACAATTACAATCGGCAAAGATAATGATTCAAATAAAGAAAATGGTTTCTTAAAGAAGGGTAAAGAACCATATTCCCACTTATCATCCGACACATGTGGAGACGGTAGTATTGATGTCAAGGGTGAAATAGCCTCGGTTTGGAAAGCCCAGTATTCAAGCCATTCATGTGTTTTTGCGTCAGAATTCAGAGCAGAAAATGTGATTATTTTACTTCGTGGGAACATGTCGAAATAG
- the ltrA gene encoding group II intron reverse transcriptase/maturase, with translation METKLTRIACIAKAKPKERFTSLVHLIDEELLKQCHQELNGKKSVGVDEVTKEKYQQNLEDNIRVLHQKLRQMSYKPQEVKRVYIPKAGSHKKRALGIPTHEDKIVQLAVNKILTVIYEQDFLDFSYGFRPGKNCHDAIRGLNTILVTKKTNWVVDADIRGFFDNVDHQWMRKALEVRIADKQLIRLIMRMLKSGIMEQGVRQSTLVGTPQGGVISPLLANIYLHYILDLWFEKSIKKHNRGETEMVRYADDFVCCFQYENEAKQFYQQLQERLRKFGLEVAHNKTSIIEFGRYAHANRQKKGLGKPATFNFLGFTHYCGRSRNGKFRVKRKTEKKKFWGAIARMKDWLKQHRNLPIRDILQGVRIRLLGHYRYYGITDNSPMLSKYQYWVTWLMFKWINRRSQRNSYTWENFEMFLRTNPLPGPKVYISII, from the coding sequence TTGGAAACAAAACTTACAAGAATAGCCTGTATTGCAAAAGCAAAGCCCAAAGAACGCTTTACTAGTCTAGTACACCTGATTGATGAAGAACTGTTAAAACAGTGCCATCAGGAACTTAATGGTAAGAAGAGTGTTGGTGTCGATGAAGTTACCAAAGAGAAATATCAACAGAATTTGGAAGATAACATCAGAGTGTTGCATCAAAAACTACGTCAGATGAGCTACAAACCCCAGGAAGTAAAACGAGTTTATATTCCCAAAGCGGGAAGTCATAAGAAGCGAGCACTGGGTATACCAACCCATGAGGATAAAATTGTTCAGTTGGCGGTCAATAAGATTTTGACAGTTATCTATGAACAGGATTTCTTAGATTTCTCCTATGGGTTTCGTCCAGGCAAGAATTGTCATGACGCAATACGGGGACTCAATACCATCTTGGTTACTAAGAAGACCAACTGGGTAGTGGATGCAGATATTCGAGGATTCTTTGACAATGTTGACCATCAATGGATGAGGAAAGCTTTGGAAGTAAGAATTGCGGATAAACAACTCATTAGACTTATCATGCGCATGCTGAAAAGCGGCATCATGGAGCAGGGCGTAAGACAAAGTACTTTGGTTGGCACCCCGCAAGGCGGGGTTATTTCACCACTATTAGCGAATATTTATCTTCATTACATCTTGGATTTGTGGTTTGAGAAAAGTATCAAGAAGCATAATAGAGGTGAAACGGAGATGGTTCGGTACGCAGATGACTTTGTGTGTTGTTTTCAATATGAAAATGAAGCGAAGCAATTCTATCAGCAACTACAAGAAAGATTGAGAAAATTCGGTCTTGAGGTAGCGCATAATAAAACGAGCATCATCGAGTTTGGTAGATATGCCCATGCAAACAGACAAAAGAAAGGATTAGGTAAGCCTGCTACATTCAATTTTCTAGGGTTTACCCATTACTGTGGTAGAAGTCGTAACGGTAAGTTCCGAGTAAAACGTAAAACAGAGAAGAAAAAGTTCTGGGGAGCTATTGCAAGAATGAAGGATTGGCTTAAGCAGCATCGAAACTTGCCAATTCGTGATATCTTGCAAGGCGTCAGGATAAGACTCTTAGGACACTACCGTTATTATGGCATCACAGACAACAGTCCAATGCTTTCGAAATATCAGTATTGGGTTACATGGCTCATGTTTAAGTGGATTAATCGGCGAAGTCAACGCAACAGTTATACGTGGGAGAATTTTGAAATGTTTTTAAGAACAAATCCTTTGCCAGGACCGAAGGTATACATCAGTATCATTTAA
- a CDS encoding bifunctional (p)ppGpp synthetase/guanosine-3',5'-bis(diphosphate) 3'-pyrophosphohydrolase has product MGETLNRKFSPSEKKAMQFAELKHEGQKRIGGADYINHPIQVAEYLYDHGYRGKYVFTAFCHDLLEDTNATEEEIFDLCGRFTRDAVKLLSKLENQETEQYLSEIKKNEVAYVVKVADRIQNLLDSEFADLEFREKYVKETEEYYLEFAKDSPFYRDLVRVLKCIKIQNMKEKNMVMIHSVELFHMHEDFYVLLGYVLEEEPILLSCLIHEDSAKCIGDAERIPLELYAIPKSDVKLYRDERAYFEDSDNIFHHESIAAGLKSIEINDEVLPAPESFLTGVVEGVIDSEMLGDAFDENTYLVYVHLLGMTVLVEVSKNDIIEPAVGNILSGIFDMYARV; this is encoded by the coding sequence GTGGGAGAAACTCTAAATAGAAAATTCAGTCCAAGTGAGAAAAAAGCTATGCAATTTGCTGAATTGAAGCATGAAGGTCAAAAAAGGATTGGTGGAGCCGACTACATAAATCATCCAATCCAGGTTGCAGAGTATCTTTACGACCACGGATACCGTGGGAAGTATGTATTTACTGCTTTTTGTCATGACTTACTTGAAGATACGAATGCAACCGAAGAAGAGATTTTTGATCTATGCGGTAGATTTACTAGGGATGCAGTTAAGTTGCTTTCAAAACTAGAAAACCAGGAAACTGAACAATACCTAAGTGAGATTAAGAAAAATGAAGTAGCATATGTGGTAAAGGTTGCCGATCGTATACAAAACTTGCTAGATTCTGAATTTGCAGACCTAGAATTTCGAGAGAAGTACGTAAAGGAGACAGAAGAATACTATCTCGAATTTGCGAAGGATAGCCCGTTTTACCGGGACCTTGTTCGTGTACTGAAATGTATTAAAATTCAGAATATGAAAGAGAAGAATATGGTAATGATTCATTCTGTGGAATTATTTCATATGCACGAGGATTTCTATGTGCTATTGGGATATGTACTGGAAGAGGAGCCTATACTCTTATCATGTCTTATTCACGAAGATTCAGCAAAATGTATTGGTGATGCTGAACGAATACCACTTGAACTGTATGCAATCCCCAAATCAGATGTAAAATTGTATCGGGATGAAAGAGCATACTTTGAGGATTCTGATAATATCTTCCATCATGAGTCAATAGCAGCTGGTTTAAAAAGCATTGAAATTAATGATGAGGTACTACCAGCTCCAGAATCATTTCTCACAGGAGTTGTGGAAGGTGTTATAGATTCAGAAATGCTAGGGGATGCTTTTGATGAAAATACTTATTTGGTATATGTACACTTACTAGGGATGACCGTATTGGTTGAGGTAAGCAAGAACGACATTATTGAACCAGCTGTTGGGAATATTCTTTCAGGAATCTTTGATATGTATGCAAGGGTATAG
- a CDS encoding aspartate ammonia-lyase has protein sequence MKNDKKLPKGLSGVSGEYFVAAELSRRGYIAAITSKNTKDYDLLVSNFEDSSESEKTLRIQVKTNQGSRKSWLLSKKCEDIRSESTFYVFVNLNGLEIPDYYIVPSNIVAEQITESHKKWVKEPGRNNKEHKDTSMRMFNDEEELYLNRWDLLDL, from the coding sequence ATGAAGAATGATAAGAAGTTACCAAAAGGACTATCTGGTGTTTCAGGAGAATACTTTGTTGCAGCCGAGCTCTCGAGAAGAGGATACATCGCAGCTATTACATCGAAAAACACAAAGGACTATGACCTACTCGTATCCAATTTTGAGGATAGTAGTGAATCAGAGAAGACGTTAAGAATTCAAGTGAAAACAAACCAGGGGAGTCGTAAGAGTTGGTTGTTGAGTAAGAAGTGCGAGGATATTCGATCGGAGTCGACATTTTATGTTTTTGTGAATCTTAATGGTTTGGAGATTCCAGACTATTATATTGTTCCAAGTAATATCGTAGCTGAACAGATTACTGAATCACATAAAAAGTGGGTGAAAGAACCAGGACGTAATAACAAGGAGCATAAAGATACATCTATGCGCATGTTTAATGATGAAGAAGAATTGTATCTGAATAGATGGGACTTGCTTGATTTATGA